The following nucleotide sequence is from Fusarium oxysporum f. sp. lycopersici 4287 supercont2.40 genomic scaffold, whole genome shotgun sequence.
GATGGCGTCTGGGACTTACATAACTGGCCAATCCTCTACTCTGGGATTATGAGTAAGACCAAACACACTCCATAGCACAATATCCTGCTGGAAAACATCATCGTTCCTATCAGCAGCATCCGCAACGCCCTCAACCTCCGAGACCGATTGCAGCGTATATCGCCCACCAGCATAGAATTCATTATCACGATACTTAGTAACCCATAGATGTCTCTGCGCAAACCTCGCCCGTTTCGCCTGCGTAGAATTAGGATCCGCAAGCAACGGCCTCGTCACCGGTGCAAGAATCTTATATCCCACAGGCTGACCACTAATCGGATTAAGCTTATCCATATTCTGCACCTTGAAGGTTCGATCTGTGAAGGGGTTCGCGTCAAGACCTGCTGAGGCTGTTACGGGGGTTGTGACGACCTGGTAGGCGTTGCCGTTGGGGTTGGTGCGGGCGTCGATGCGCATGGGGAGCGATTCTGTCTGGACGAGGGTGTTCTTGTGGCCGTCTATGGCGGGGTCGATGCGCACGCAGAAGATGTGTTGGTGGTTTTGGGCGAGGATGCCGGGGCTTACGACGTTGCCCCATGGAGCGGTCTTGCCCTCTTCTATGAGGACAGAGGAGACGATTCCGGTGGCGCGGGCTTGGACGGTGATGGCACCTGCTTGGTCGAAGATATACTTTTGTTGCGTTAGATAGGTCATTTGCTAAAGGGGGGAGACCTACGTTGAAGATGTATTCGTAGTTGGCTAGGGTGATGATGAACTGAACAACAAGCTCTCGTCTGCGGGTTACGACAGCTCGACCAGTACGCCAGTTTGTATGCTTCCAGTTAATACCATTATCTTGCTCGTGGAGGCAGATCACATTCTTAGTAGTGCGTGCTGTACCGCTATGATCAACAAGAACACCATCAAAGTACTAAAACCTTGTCAGCATATGAACTCTCTAACAGCATCTGAGAGCATCCGTGTCACTCACCTTGATGACACCCAGACAGTCACATCCAAGCTGCAGATTATTGCAAGCGTCTCCAAGCGTCCCGTCGCCAAAGTCGAAAGCCTGCTTTCGGTGGAACGGAGGTCGCGGGTCCGCATAAGGAACCGTCATATCGCTGATAGACAGTCTGTACAGAACACTTCGGCCGTCAAAACGAACATCATGTAGCACCGCACCCTCGCGAGGGTTGAACGTCGCTCGCATGCTCCACTTCTGCCAATTGATCACATTGGAATCCTCAACATTGAAGCTAGGCCCAGATGGCTGCACGACATTGAGTTCCTTTAGGTCTCTGCGCAGACCACCAGGCAAAAGCTCAGGGACGTATTCCGAAGGCGTCATGTGATCGATGTTGACTTTGGCGTAGTCACCCTCAGCGAAGGTATGAGGATCATTACCTCCACCGGTAGCAACCTCGTGAATGCGGATGACTTCGCGTGTCTCGGCGTCGATGACGGGGATGATGGGGAGCGGGTATCCCCAGAAGTTGCATTCGCGGTTCTTGCTGTCGGAGGCGTAGATCAGGGCCTGCATGTGTCGGCGATTGGGGTCGTCAGCCGCGTCAAGGCCGCCATATGGCCAAGGCTCAACGACGACCTCAAAGTCCTGGGGAGGTTGAACTTGGCGATGCGCTCCTTGAAGACAGGGGAGTCTCGACAAATGATTCGGAcgtcatcaagctcttcgcTATACGAATCCATTAGTCTATGATATGGCTTGCAATGCCGTGTAAGGGTCTGGCATACCTTGTGAACGCTGCTTGGGCATCCGCTCGGATTGACTCAACCTGCTTGATCTTTCTTGTGTTCAGGTCGATGATAGCCTCATGCGATTGCGGAGGCTTGCCACCATGAGCTGTGTCAAAGTGGACTCGTGCTTCACGAGCGGGTCTGGGCGTAGAGCTGGTAACCTTTCCAGCATGCTCAAGATCTAAGTAAGGCGCCAGGACCTCCTTCACTGGCTCCTCAAGGTAAATGACCCGGAACTTCAGGACATTCTGAGGATAAGCAGCGCGAACAACATCTCTGGCCAAGTTCGTCTCGTCGACGGAGAGAGGAATaagaggatgaggctgagacaTCTTGGGATATGAGGGTGATTGGGAATAGATGGAGATTCTGGGGAAGGGCGGATGAAGAGCGAGGTTGAGGATTTTTAAGCCGCTTTAAACAGAACTCATGATAACCTAACGCCGTCTGGAGCTAGTGTCATGCCAAGACATGTCGCCCGGCGGCGGATTAGGGCTCTAGCGGGCATCTTGGTTTACAAGGAGTAGGGATTGGAGAAGCTAAGCCATCCTTGAGCTAGCTGAAAGTGGGTAATGAAGTGAGTTATGCTTGGTTTAATTCGATTTGATTAGTAAActgaagagctcaagaagttGCATAAATGTGCCCAAATTTGGTATATGACGGACGTTATAGGTTACCCGAAGCCCTCGGAATGGCTATAGGATTTATTGGTCATCGTGGGAGCTTTTTGGGTGGAAGCTTATATTGGTGCAAAAGGATATCGTGTCCTCGTGATGTGTGACAGCAGCCTAAACTTTAACCTTACAGCCAGCAATTAGCTACGTAGGTGTATGGTTCAGCAGATTTAAATGATTTACCCTAGAGCTGACGCATACGTCGTGGATCTAATAGACAGATATATGTCTTCATCGGGAAAACTATGTCCAGATCGAATTGACAATAAGATGCTAGCGCAATTTTGCTTATCTCAAGCAAGTCAACTAAAAGAAAATTAGTCTCACTTCAGCTATCTCATCGTAGCTGATTTGAGTTCTCTTGAGCCTTATTCCCAAGCTCATATCAGTGCAGTTAGCTGCTTGTCAAggtcttcttgcccttctgcTGGGGTCTTTGTACATCTATAAATAGGTAGATTCAATGGTGTTATGCAGGTGAGACACGGAGCCTTATTTTTCAAAATCAGGCTCGGCTAATGCGCGGAACACCATGCAAACTCATCATACCTACATTCCGTGCCTTACTGTCATGCATCGCATTTTTTGGAATAGCGAAGTCTACAGTTGAGAGAGCCCGTTATCAACGATGTATGTTCAATATGTAAGAGAAATTGATGAGATGGTCCCAGGAAGAACACGTAACAACACAAAGACAGAATGGATGCTCATATCATTTCCCAATTGTCTGACATGAAGATCAGGCTGCGATTACACGGCACAACAAACCAACGTCCAATAGGGATTCGAATATCAAGGTGACACAGCAGCTCAGCTCCTGCAATATTTCGGATACTCTCGAATCCGAACCAATAGGTGAATAAATCAACCAATATCACATGCAGTCTTTGGAAACTTATATGGGGGAAGTATTGCGAGAAGCAAGGGTGGGCGGCTATAGTAGTACCCCAAACCCGAGAAACTCAACTTCAGAGCTTTCCCCGTCGTCAAACCTATTTTATCCCATATTTCCGCTCTTGCCCTTCATAGAGAGCTGTGTGCCTTTTATTGTTGCTTCCACGTTTCTTaattcatcgtcatcaagaTGACCGACGCTAGTCTGGCTGTCAACGCTGATGATGGCGGAGCCCACGAGAAAGTGACAACAGGGCCCGACGATGCTGGCGATGGTATGGCGCGCCGTTCTAGCCATGGCAGCTCTGTTCATGAGGTGGACAAAGCTCATGAGCCTGAACCGCTCCCACTGCATGAGAAACTACTGGACATAGCACAGACTCCGCAGCCAACCAATGCAGCCACTTTGGCAGAGTTCAAAGatttgcttctcgagaaggcGTCTGAGATCAATGCGCTAGACAAAACTGGAAAAACAGCCCTCCACATCGCAGTTGAGCATGGTCTCACAACCGAAGCCCAATGTATTATACGTGACGGAGCCAATATCGCCATAGCTGACAACGAGGGGCAGCAACCTCTTTATCTAGCTTGTGTAGAGGGCCATACTGAGCTAGTCAAAAAGGCCGAAGCCACAGTTGTGGGATTCTTCAAAGGAAAAGGCGAGTCGGGCAGAATTCGAAGAAACCGGCCAATACAAGAGATTGTCTACGATCCAGGATCGACCGATGTAATGGGAACAGCCATCAGGAATCTGACTGAAATAACTAGGAGAGGGTCATTGAGCTTTAACAGTAAACTCTACGCTAAAGAGAACATTAAGCTCACTTGGGTTCATTTGCCATCGACCAACGTGGGTAATAGCACATCATGCAGACAATAGCCGCTGACCTGTGCtagatgatctggatgaaTGTTAGTATCCCCCTGCCCCTTTGTATCGGGAAATAAGGCAACGAAAGCACAATACATAACTCAATCTTTTCCACAGGATCTGTTGACAAATATCATGTCACACGAAGGCTATCGCACTCGCGAGTACTATGAAGTGAGGTCTTTCTTTCGGGATAGCTGGGTTGAAGTACCTGACAAAGAGTCTCgctcgaggatgatgaggccTCGATCTGTGACGAGTCCTAAAGAAAACAGAGTCGACCCCAAACCAGAAGAGAGTGAAATTTCGGAGTCATCCAAGGACATAGAAACAGAGGATAGTAACCTTGacagagaaggagaaagaggaggagcaagGGAGAAGAACGAAAAAGACACAAAAAAGGTCCAGGCTACACCGCAGACTCACAGGAAGAACAGCAGAAAGTCTACGCTGACTGGAAGTCCAACACTCGCCAGCCTGTTAAGAAGTCACATGGATTTGTAAATGCATCAGCTATCTATGTTTGTCCAACTTCTGTTATGCACTACTGAGACTAATTCCTCGATCTTAGATGCCTTACCTCGCTTACTCCACTCATTGTCGACATTGGGACAACAGACTAGTCCCCGACAACCAGGAGCTGAAAGACGCACATGACCTATACGAGGAACTACAAGACAAGTACGAAGGCAAGGATAAACAACAGCATGGCTCGCCGACTCTTGATGAGTGGTATTATCAATTCGCACGGTCATGACTTTTACCTTTGCCACAGTTCTATTCGTAAGCCTTATCTGAATTGATTATAAGGACAGCCAATGACACCAACCTGTGAAATTAGCTCCCGTTGTCGTTTTTATTATCATTGTTCGCCTTGGACGTAGCCTCCTTCCAAGAAGCTCCTGCTTGGGCTTTCTATGTCATATGTAAGCTCCGACAACTGTTAACTTGTACCTTCCTTCCCTTCTAACGATAGTATAGTCTTCGTTTCTATCGGAATATCAGCAATCCTAGGTTTCAGTGTCTTCTACTGGGACAACATCAAGCGCGCCAAGCAAATGCTATTTGAGATAGCAGAAAAAGCATTCGAAGGCGATTTCAAGCCAACTTCACGTCCGTCGAACCTTCCAGAGAAAGAGGGTACTTGGAGGGAAGGCAGAGAGAAAAGTGACAGACTTATCAACATTCCATCGAAGAGCAAAGATGGTGAGCCAGGGTTTATGAGTCGCTTCAGAGGACACGGACGGggagctgatgctgatgacaTTGAGAGTCATGCTGCGACATCTAGGAGATAGAAGGCATAATTACATGTTCTTATTGATATAATACAAAGGGATTTTGAAAACTGCTTTTGACTCTGACAAGGACTCGTCTATGGTGCGTTACCATCGATGATCTTACTCGCTATACTTTTAGACAAGACTTAGCAGTCTTACCTCATGCTCAGTTTCTTCTCCCAAGTGAGCCCCTTCAAATGAGTGACGGTAACTCTCAAGCTGATCCGCAGGTAAACTTGCCCCAATACTCTCCCACTTAGAAACCTGGCCAATAATCCGAcactttccatcatcattTCTTCGTATAAGGAAAAGAGTCGAAAGGCCAGCGAAAACACAGATCGCATCCCCAATAGCTGCCACAGCATCACTATGAATTAACTGTCCTGCTGTTCCATCTTGTAGCACAAAGTTGCTGCATCCAACCATGCTCTGCTGTAAAATGGGGTCTGTTACCATTCCATAAGCACCTTGCAACTGTTCCTCAGTTCCAAATCTCGTGCCAAGAGAGGATAATGGTTGATTATGCACCATGCATACATAAGCCATCATGACTCTCTGCACAATGATCGGGTTTTGAGTTAATCGCTCTTCAGTGTATATGTCTGCAAGATGGCATTTGAACCACTCGGTCATTACTTCCATGCGTGTAACTCTTCTTATAGCTGCCGCTACTTTGACTATAGCCTCATCAAATTGCAAGAGTGATAATGGCGAGACAATGCCAGTATCGGGATCAGGCGTGACGGGCTTGCAAACGGTCACACATTGCCCAAGGATAATCGCCGGCATGGTAAGAGTCTTACCATCCTCCGAAATATTGAAGCACTTCCCAGGACTGGGGGTCAGATTGGACCTTGCTGTCCAGCTACTTCGGAGATCAGGTGTCCACGACGGTACGGATGAAAGGTTGCCGACAGTTCCCAAGTTCACA
It contains:
- a CDS encoding copper amine oxidase 1, whose protein sequence is MQALIYASDSKNRECNFWGYPLPIIPVIDAETREVIRIHEVATGGGNDPHTFAEGDYAKVNIDHMTPSEYVPELLPGGLRRDLKELNVVQPSGPSFNVEDSNVINWQKWSMRATFNPREGAVLHDVRFDGRSVLYRLSISDMTVPYADPRPPFHRKQAFDFGDGTLGDACNNLQLGCDCLGVIKYFDGVLVDHSGTARTTKNVICLHEQDNGINWKHTNWRTGRAVVTRRRELVVQFIITLANYEYIFNYIFDQAGAITVQARATGIVSSVLIEEGKTAPWGNVVSPGILAQNHQHIFCVRIDPAIDGHKNTLVQTESLPMRIDARTNPNGNAYQVVTTPVTASAGLDANPFTDRTFKVQNMDKLNPISGQPVGYKILAPVTRPLLADPNSTQAKRARFAQRHLWVTKYRDNEFYAGGRYTLQSVSEVEGVADAADRNDDVFQQDIVLWSVFGLTHNPRVEDWPVMPVEILDLHIKPADFFTANPAIDVPGRKNFTSQLTNAEKAQESSCCAGSKPRL